The Aedes aegypti strain LVP_AGWG chromosome 3, AaegL5.0 Primary Assembly, whole genome shotgun sequence genome contains a region encoding:
- the LOC5566609 gene encoding ubiquitin carboxyl-terminal hydrolase calypso, producing the protein MPVDINRLTDGWLELESDPGLFTLLLEDFGVKGVQVEEIYDLQKNIEGPVYGFIFLFRWIEERRARRKIVETTEIYVKDEEAVNNIFFAQQVVPNSCATHALLSVLLNCSDIDLGNTLSRLKVHTKGMCPENKGWAIGNTPELACAHNSHAMPQARRRMDRNSGVSTGRFTGEAFHFVSFVPINGHLFELDGLKPFPMDHGPWGEKEAWTDKFRRVMSDRLGISTGEQDIRFNLMAVVPDRRIAITHKLKMLRTNQTIVSAALEKLLKSKRTESRSLETIDKIKKEEESPVKLSSEYSQLLEMNEKDDSSVPMSKELESLVSLNSSSDSVEIIGETEIKKENPPPSPPPSFIGAGTFSPKDLLSLLKNLESEINITEQHLCDENEKRAMFKVDDCRRTHNYDEFICTFLSMLAHQGELGDLVSQHLITNRKPNMGSVQNSGSRGVVRNYNKKTTTNGSSPKTPSSKRRRGRTKYRKRK; encoded by the exons ATGCCGGTGGATATAAACCGGCTAACGGACGGTTGGTTGGAGTTGGAATCCGACCCGGGTCTGTTCACTCTGCTGCTGGAGGATTTTGGCGTCAAAGGCGTTCAAGTGGAGGAAATCTACGATCTGCAGAAAAATATCGAAGGCCCTGTTTATGGGTTTATTTTCCTGTTTCGCTGGATCGAGGAACGTCGAGCACGGCGAAAGATTGTGGAAACTACGGAAATCTACGTGAAGGACGAGGAAGCAGTGAACAACATTTTCTTCGCCCAGCAGGTGGTTCCGAACAGTTGTGCAACCCATGCCCTGTTGTCGGTTCTACTGAATTGTTCCGACATCGATCTGGGGAATACTCTTAGTCGACTAAAGGTCCACACGAAGGGAATGTGTCCGGAAAATAAGGGATGGGCCATTGGAAACACCCCGGAGCTGGCATGTGCACATAACTCGCACGCAATGCCTCAAGCCCGGAGGCGCATGGATCGAAATTCCGGAGTTAGCACTGGCAG ATTTACCGGAGAGGCATTCCACTTTGTTAGCTTCGTGCCGATCAATGGTCATCTATTCGAGCTGGACGGATTGAAACCGTTTCCGATGGATCATGGTCCTTGGGGCGAAAAAGAAGCCTGGACGGACAAATTTCGTCGCGTAATGTCTGACCGTTTGGGAATATCCACGGGCGAGCAGGACATTCGATTCAATCTAATGGCCGTCGTTCCGGATCGACGGATTGCAATCACCCATAAGCTGAAAATGTTGCGAACGAACCAGACAATTGTTTCGGCGGCGTTGGAAAAGCTATTGAAAAGCAAGAGGACTGAAAGCAGATCCCTTGAAACGATAGATAAAATCAAGAAAGAGGAAGAATCTCCAGTGAAGCTAAGCTCGGAATATTCTCAACTACTTGAAATGAACGAAAAAGACGACTCGTCTGTCCCTATGTCAAAGGAGCTAGAATCTTTGGTGTCTCTGAACAGCTCTTCCGATTCCGTTGAAATTATCGGCGAAACGGAAATAAAGAAGGAAAATCCGCCTCCCTCGCCACCACCTTCATTTATCGGTGCTGGAACATTTTCTCCGAAAGATCTCCTCTCGCTACTGAAGAACCTTGAATCGGAGATCAACATAACCGAACAGCACCTTTGCGACGAGAACGAGAAGCGGGCCATGTTCAAAGTGGACGACTGTCGCCGAACCCACAACTACGACGAATTCATCTGTACTTTCCTTTCGATGCTGGCCCATCAGGGAGAGCTGGGGGATCTCGTTTCGCAGCATTTGATCACCAATCGGAAGCCCAACATGGGCAGTGTTCAGAACAGTGGTTCCCGCGGAGTGGTACGCAACTACAACAAAAAGACGACCACCAACGGGTCGTCGCCGAAGACACCCAGCTCGAAGCGACGGCGCGGCCGCACCAAGTACCGGAAGAGGAAATAG